ACGACGCTGGTGTGCCCCAAGGGAGAACGCGCCCACGAGATCCTGGTGAGCGACGTGCTCACGGCCGTCGACGAAGCGACGAGGGAGGCCGTATGACCCCCGAAGACCTGGACGAGCTCTACCGCACCTACGAGCACTCCGCGTTCCGGCTGGAATGCCGCGACGTCTACGCAATCCCCGGCGAGGACCCGGACTTCGACGCCTTCCTCGCCGACAAGCCGTTCCCCGCGCGCACGGTCGACAACGACGACTGGCTGGCCAACGTCCACGCCCAGGTCGGCCGGGGCAAGTACTTCGGCCGGGTCCGGCTGCTCGGCCACCCGGTCACCGACTACACACGGTTCCAGCTGCTCTGCTACCCCCGGGAGAACATCCGCGCCGGCGAGGAAGTCCGCATTCTGGACCGACACTGGCTCAGCACGGGCGACGACGCCTGGACTCGGCAGGACTTCTGGATGTTCGACGAGCGGATCGTGGTGCTGCAGCACTTCGATGACGAAGGGAACTTCCTCGGCGTCTCTCAAGCCAGCGATCCCGCCCCCTACATCGCCATCCGTCGGCGCGCGGTCGAGCTGTCCGTCCCGTTCGACGACTACCGGCTGGTCCCGGCCCCACGATCGGGTGCCGAGACCCCTGAGCGCGCTGCGAGCTAACCCCCTTGACCCACGCCGACATCCACCCACAGCACCAGCGCCTGGCGGCGCGCTTGAAGGAGCTCCGCCAGGCCGCCGGGCTCTCGGCTGCGGCCCTGGGTGAGCAGCTCGGCTGGTCGCAGAGCAAGACCTCCAAGATGGAGAACGGCCACTCCGCCCTCGTACTTGCCGACATCGAGCAGTGGCTCGACACGGTCCACGCCGACGAGGACGTCCGTGCAGAGCTGCGCGCACTCGCCCAGGAGGCGGGGACCCGGGTACGGCCGTGGCGCAACAGTAACCGCCCCGACGGGCCCAGCCAGCAGGACGCCAGGGCTCGGCGTGACGCAACGACCAGCGGGATCGGGGTGTATCAGTCCGAGGTCGTTCCCGGGCTGTTGCAGACCCCGGACTACGCGCGCAGACTGCGCGAGATCCACAGCCTGCTCCCCGCCGCGGAGATCCCCGCCTCGGTGCTGTCGCTGATGAACCGTCAGACAGTCCTGTTCGACGAGTCCAAGCAGTTCGACCTGGTCATGACCGAGACCGCGCTGCGATGGCGTCCCGGCCCAGCCTCCGTGATGCTCGCTCAGCTCGACCGCATCGCCGCGCTGGCCAGCCTCCCCAACGTGCGCATCGGTGTGCTCTCCCGCGAGACGCAGGAGCGTGCCGAGGTCCGCCCCCTGCACTCCTTCGTACTCCTGCGCTACGACGACGCACCCACGACCGTCGAGATCGAGACACTCACCGCCGAGCAGGAAGTGACCGATCCAGCCGACGTCAAGCTCTACGAGCAGTTCCTCGCCGAGCAACAGCGGTCCGCAGAGCACGGACCCGCTCTACTCGCCCTGCTCGACCGCCTCCGCGCCGACCTCTCCTTGAGCACTCCAGGCTAGTCGCACGAAGACTAAGGCCCGCGATCAGCAAATTAGCTGGGCGCGGGCCATTTCTGTGCGCGCAGAGTTAGTCGCGGAAACCTCGGGCTAGACTCGCGACTAGTCACGGACTAGTCTGGAAGTAGAGATGCCCCGGCGGGTGCGACCGCCGAGGCATCTGAGCAGACAACCGGACTGATCCCCCATCACGAGGAAGCCAGGCGCCCATGAAGACCGTACCCAGAAGCGTCGACTCTCAGGCGGTGCCCGGCCGTCTGCCGTGTGCCGATACCGACGTGATCGAGCTGTTCTTCCCCGTCGGCACCGCTGGGCCGGCCCTGCAGCAGATCGCCGAGGCCAAGACCATCTGCCGTCACTGCCCGGTGCTCCAGGCCTGCCGGGCCGAGGCGCTGGCTCGGCCCGGCGCATTCACCCACGGCGTCGTGGGTGGACTCAGCGAGGACGAGCGGAACGCGCTGCTGCGGCGTCGCGCGGCACGACGAGCGGGGATCCGATGAGCGCCCCGACCAGCAACGGCCACCGTCCGACGCCGCCGTCCACTCTCTCGGCCGAGCAGTGGGGGAGCGAGCTCATCCCCTCCGGCACCACGCGTGAGGACGACCCGGTCGAAGAAAGCGTCGCCGACACCGACGAGGTCCGGGCGCTGGCTCGCCAGGTTCACCAGGCTCGAGGCCTCGTCGCCCTCCAGGACGACCCGGCCCTGCACGAAGCACTGTCCGAGCGAGAGCGGCGAGCTGACCGCAAGGTCACCGAGCGGATCCGCAGTGCCCGGCGGGCCGAGCGGCGCCGGACCGCGCTCGCCGAGGTCGCCGGCACCCGACGCGACAGGCAGGAAGCTCGCTGGGTCGGCAGGGCACGGACCAGCAAGGAACGCCTGCTCAACCCCAACCGGCGCCTCGCCGCGACCTATCGCCGCTACGTCGCGCTGTCCTGCGTACCTCCAACCCTCATCGGTTTCGGAGTGGTATTCATGTCGGCGACCGTGCACGACGGTGTCGTCGGCATGGACGGGCCGTGGGTGGGTTACCTGATCGAGCCGATGGCGTCGGTGCTGCTGGTCGTCAGCCTCCTGATCGGCTTCACCGCAGTACAGAACAGCCGGCAGGTCCCCCGAGGCCTCTACGTCCTCGACGGCGGCCTCGCGCTGGCCTCGCTGGTGTTGACGGTCGTCCCGTGGGGTCTGCGTTACGGCTTCGACGCGGGGTCGACTATGGCCCACACCCTGCCGTCACTGCTGGTCGTTGCGGCGGTGGTCGTTCAGCATCTGCTGCACTCGGTGTTCCGGCCGATCTTCGCCGAGCTCTACGAGGAGCTGCAGCCCTCGCGGCTGACCGACCAGACCGCCGACACCGTCGTGCTCTACGAGCGGACCCGTCGCGCGATCGACGACCAGCAGATTCCACTCTCTGCCTCTGGAGCACCGTCGCGAGAGGCGATCCGCAAGCGGTTCGGCGTGGGCAAGGTCCGCTCCCAGCTCGCCGGCGACGCCTACGAGCTCGTCCAGCAAACCCTCGACCCGCGGTAGCGCCAACCATGCGCCCGGGCCGCCGGCCCGGGGCGCTACCGCCGCAAGTCCTCTCCCCGGCGCCGCACCCCCAGGCGCCGGGGAGGGGACCCCTCCGATCTCCAGGAGCGCACCTCATGTCCGACCGGATCACAATCACGCTGGTCACAGGCTCCGAACGCCACCGGACCAGCGAGCCGATCGACGCCCCCGTCGACGACCCGCACCAGATCTGGGCGCACGTGCTCGAGCTCGCCGACCGGATCGGCGGCCTGGCCCGCCATGCCTACCTCGCCGAGATCGCCGTCGCCGAGACCGGCCTGCCGCTCTACGACCTGCGGTGCCTGGGATGAGCGGGCACCGCAGAAGCAACGCGGCCGCGGCCGGCGAGTTGCCACCCACGCTGCGTCGCTCCCGCCCGGACCGCCGCCGCGCCGCGCTCGCCACCCGATTCGCCAAGACCACCACCGACATCGAACGAGCCGTGTGCGCCTTCGACTACTTCCGAGGTGCCGCCAGCCGGCGCCACCCCCGGCCTGACGCCGCCGCCGAACTCGTCGCCGCCGTGATTGGCCAGCTCATCGAAGCGGGCGACCACCTTCTGCGCATGCAGGCACGAGAGCCCCTCAGCCCGAGGAAGGACACCGCATGAGCGAGCACGACGCCGCCCTCGACACCGCGGCGCCCGACTCGGGCCAACAGGAGACCCCGGCCCTGCCCAGCCCGCGTGTCACTGCGGCCACCCCGGCCGCGAACCCGGACGGCGAGCCGGAGGTCGAGGTCGACCGACCGCGTGCCGGGTGGCCAACCGTGCCCAATCGGCGCCAGGGAGCCCTGCACGCGGTCACCACCGCGGCGGCCGAGCTGCGTTTCGTGCACGAGCAGCCGGCCAGCCTGAAGCAGAGCCTCGCCCTGGCCCGTCAGGGCGCCTGGACGACCACCCGGACCGGCCCGCTGCGCCGCGCCGCGGTCGTCCACGTCTGGTGCATCCAGGCGCCCGTCCTGGTCATCGGCGCCCTGATCGCCTGGGCCGCCCGGACCCCGGGTCGCCTCTGGACGGTCGCCTTCCTACTGCTGAACGTCGCGACCGCGCTCGACCAGATCCCGGTTGTCCGCCTGCTCATACCCGAGTTCCTGACCTGGCCCTACTGGCCGCCCTTCTGCTGGATCAACTGAGGAGTCCGACATGAACGCTGCAGCCTTCGCCGGCACCGGCAGCATCGCCGCACTGGCCCTGCTGTTCGGCCTCTGGCTCTACTACCACGACGACATGCGCAAGACCACGAGCCTGCTCTTCCTAATTGCCGGGACCGGCCTCGGCGGCCTCATCGGCGCGCTCATCGCCCAGGCCTACGGCGTAGCGGCCAACGCCACCCCCCTGGCGACCCGCCTGCTCGGCTTCGGCGGCGCGGTCATCCTCGGCGGGATCGCCATCGTGATGACCCTCGAGGTCGTGATCAAGGGGATCTTCCCGAAGACGGCCAGGCCCAACCGCATCCATCCCTGGCTCGCGCTCGCGGCGCCGACCATCGGTCTCGCCAGTGGGGTGCCGATCCTCTACGGCCTCTACCGCCTGGTCGCCACCGGCATGGGCAACGCCGGATCCATCGCCCAGCAGTGGTTCGTGGGGTGATCGACGATGGAAACGCTCGTGCTGGTCGCGCTCATCACCTGGGGACTCGCCCGCTACGCAGGCACCGAGCTCATCGCCACCGCCCGCGGCACCGAACCACCGCGCCTGCGCGACCGCCAGCGCCGCGCCGAACGCGCCCACGAGCGCCGGATGGCCCGGGAAACCCGCCGCACCGGCCCCAGCGTCGGCGACGCACTGGCCCAACGCATCGCCGATCGCATCGCCCATCCCCGCGGCCCTCGCTCGCCCGGGCCCGCCCGGGCAGCGATGGGGGAGTGGTGGTCCGACGCCTGGGGCTACGCCACCGAGCGACGCCGTGAACGCCACCAGCGCCACGCCGACGGCGACCTGCTGCGACAGCGCCTGGCCCGCAACCTCCGCCAGCGATTCGGCGACACAACCGACCCGCACTGGCGACCGCGGCCGACCACCGCCCAACGCCCACCCCATCGCACGGACAACGCCGACCCGGTCGTCATCGACGCCGAGCCGACCCCAGCCCCGCCCACCGACCACACCAAACCCGCACCGGTCGAGGAGACCCCGACCGACGGCCCCCCGGA
The sequence above is drawn from the Pseudonocardia alni genome and encodes:
- a CDS encoding WhiB family transcriptional regulator, which encodes MKTVPRSVDSQAVPGRLPCADTDVIELFFPVGTAGPALQQIAEAKTICRHCPVLQACRAEALARPGAFTHGVVGGLSEDERNALLRRRAARRAGIR
- a CDS encoding helix-turn-helix domain-containing protein, coding for MTHADIHPQHQRLAARLKELRQAAGLSAAALGEQLGWSQSKTSKMENGHSALVLADIEQWLDTVHADEDVRAELRALAQEAGTRVRPWRNSNRPDGPSQQDARARRDATTSGIGVYQSEVVPGLLQTPDYARRLREIHSLLPAAEIPASVLSLMNRQTVLFDESKQFDLVMTETALRWRPGPASVMLAQLDRIAALASLPNVRIGVLSRETQERAEVRPLHSFVLLRYDDAPTTVEIETLTAEQEVTDPADVKLYEQFLAEQQRSAEHGPALLALLDRLRADLSLSTPG
- a CDS encoding DUF6879 family protein, with translation MTPEDLDELYRTYEHSAFRLECRDVYAIPGEDPDFDAFLADKPFPARTVDNDDWLANVHAQVGRGKYFGRVRLLGHPVTDYTRFQLLCYPRENIRAGEEVRILDRHWLSTGDDAWTRQDFWMFDERIVVLQHFDDEGNFLGVSQASDPAPYIAIRRRAVELSVPFDDYRLVPAPRSGAETPERAAS